From the genome of Watersipora subatra chromosome 9, tzWatSuba1.1, whole genome shotgun sequence:
aaatattttttctttttgtccatttggtttcttttttattttcttctcATTTCTCTTTCCTTCTCTATTTTGCACCTTGGTTCCCAGCTAACATTAAATAGCTTTCCACATCAATGATTTCATCATGtctatgtctatttttatttgtaaGATTTCAGCTATCTTTATTTAGAATTAATGCACCTTTGTAGTCGCAATTTCTTAGTCCTAAACATTCATTAGCAGTTATGATTCCtcttattattagtactattattCTGTCTGGTTCTCTTATAGTCTTATGCATGGAGCTGCTGGTCACATTCTCTTGCTGCACAAAGAGAATACCTGCCAAATAAAATAGTTGATTATAGATTGACTGACGTCTATTGTTATCATATGAGATCAACAAAAGTTGATGATGGCTGCCGAAACCGGCTGCTGAGACATGGCATTGCCATGTTTAACAGTTGATTCTACTCTTTAAAGCTTGGAGGCTGAGCCTATTAGAAAAGCTGCCTTAGATATGCGATGAAGGAATCTGTGAGATGAATTACCTTGACCTGGGTGATAAGCCTTTCAAAGAGCTGAGGCTAATGCTCCTATTGCTCTTGTCTATTTAATAAGCGCATATAAGTTGTAAAATTAACCCAATGAGGTCTACTAGTCTAGTAGGTCTAATCCTTTCCTCTAGTAGGTCTGTTCCTTTTCTCTAGTAGGTCTATTCCTTTCCTCTAGTAGGTCTGTTCCTTTCCTTTCAACTAGTTAGCTTTTGTGATAGCCTGATTTATAGATTCACATGTTTGCAGTTTTATAGATTCACATGTTTACAGTTTTATAGATTCACATGTTTACAGTTTTATAGATTCACATGTTTACAGTTTTATAGATTCACATGTTTACAGTTTTATAGATTCGCATGTTTACAGTTTTATAGATTCACATGTTTACAATTTTATAGATTCACATGTTTACAATTTTATAGATTCACATGTTTACAATTTTATAGATTCACATGTTTACAATTTTATAGATTCACATGTTTACAATTTTATAGATTCACATGTTTACAATTTTATAGATTCACATGTTTACAATTTTATAGATTCACATGTTTACAATTTTATAGATTCACATGTTTACAATTTTATAGTTTCGCATGCTTACAATTTTATAGATTcacatttttacaattttatagaTTCACATGTTTacaattttatagttttacatGTTTGCAGTTTTATAGATTCACGTGTTTGCAATTTTATACTTCACATGTTTGCAAGGTCATAGTTTTATACGTTTGCAGACTTATATGTTTTACATAGTGTGAGTTGTTTCAGAATTTTCCTCTGACTTTAAACTGTGACATCTGATATTTTAGCTGCCAACTGTAAGGTTAAGTCAACAAGTGGTCATAGTTTTACTCAAAGCATCCAATCGTCACCAAATCTAAGAAGAGTTATCCACCCAATCGTTGTGGATCTCTCATGACAATACATTTTGACATGAAACATTATATTTTGTAGTTCCATTATTTACAAAAGTATTGGTGTTTGTGAACACTATTATAACTGTATGGCGTATGCGTTTGTCATGGCATTGAGAACACAACTACACTGATGAGGTCGTCTCACAATACTGTTATTTTACAAGCTTCTCTGTCAATATTGCTCAACATtcactacatatatatacaatataactgACCGAAAATGACTaattattacattataaaatataaaagattataaaatataaaagataCATTTTTGTACAAAGAGATCAAAACTAGGAGACACTCCTACAGCAAGTATTGTAAGTATAATTCAATACTTACCTACAGTAAGTATTGAAATGCCATGCACCTCAGGATCTAGGATAAGCttcttttttgataaaaatatgtcGCATTTCTATTTTGCACAAGAAAGTAAAATTTTCTGCATGCCCAAGGGTAGACAACTTCCTGTAAACTCATCACCAGTCATTAGTTCAATGGCTGAAATGATAGTTTGAATCTTTCAGCTGGGATCCAGACAAACCAACGCTTGCCTTCCTCGCTAGGCCTGTGCTGTTGACCCAGATCTACTTGATATTTCTGCAGAGTTCCAACGAGCAGTATAAACAGTTCTGTTCTGGCGAGAGGCTCTCCTAGACATGTCCTCCTTCCTGTCAATATATCAATATGCTTTGATATATGAACTCCCTTTTTCGTAATAGTCTAGTGGTATAGAAGATGTCTGCGAACAACGGGTCAaggttcaatttccaaaaaaagCTGAATTCAGATGtttccagccaagatcacagagccattgattgttcaaacatgttttttaaaaacacGCACAGCTTCTGCTAgtagtaagctaagcagacgaTCTACGAGGGAGTGCTCGCACTTTTTACTCTTAAAGTGACAAGCATGACTTCCAGAAGACAATTTCATTGTCTCTGGCTTTATTAGTGATATGTACAAGTTTACCTGAGCTGAATGCTGTAAAATATTTCGGATCAGGTTTTGCAAATTTTCCATTTGTGTCGAGGAATCGTTCTGGTTTGAAAGTATCAGGATCAGGATAGACACTTGGATCATGCAACGGTCCCCACACATTGCCATATACGGGAGTATCTGCAATTAAACAGGACAGTTCTACATATTGTTAGTCGACCACAACAGGGAACTGAGAGTCTATCAACGACCTTCAGATAAGTTGGATTCCAAGAGAGTTTGTAAGGTCAACCGATAAGGAGCATCTCAGATGTCTGAATAGGCCACCGTTCATGAAACTTGTTTGATTGAAAAAAGTCAATACATCAGAAGATTGATAAAAGTAGACCCATAGAAAAATCGAAAAAGTTATGTCGACACAATTAAGTTGATACAACTTGAAAAATCAATCTTGTCAAGGAAAGTCAGCTCTGAAAGATCAACCCAATCATGCCAATGAGAAGCCCATTGTattctaaaacaatatataGCAAGAAATATGTCAAGGTCTTGTCGTCTATTACAGCTACCGACCTTGACACCTATCAAATAAATAGAATGAAAAAGTCGCCTAGTGAAGTGCATAAAacaatttcagttttttcaaagctcgctgttttatttttataagattGAGAAAATGCTGGTCATGGTAGTGACTCAATGTAGGTAACCAGCAGGTAACCAGCAGGTAACCAGCGGGTTTACGAAATTgcagtaaaattatttttgtcattttatgaGTAGACTTGTTTAGGAAATGATTAGATGTAAGAATAGACAACGATGTAACAATAGATGTAACAATAGATGTAATAATATGTAAGCCTAATTAGTGCAGCTATGATTTCGTGCTCCCTGCATGTCTTGAAACTTTACTTACCCTTTGGAATTGTCTTTCCTTGAATTTCAACATCATCTGAGGCTACATGCAGGAGGGTACTCAGAGCTATGCCAATTCTTAAGAGTTCCGTCATGACTGCCATGGTATAGTGCATCGAGTTCCTGTCAGCGTATGTCACTTTTCTCTCTCCTACAAAAGAGAACTAAACTGATGTGCTTTTGAGCTGTTGCAAAGATGTGATCAAAGCACATGTAATTTATTAACTTGTTATAACTTACTCTGGCTTAATTCTATAGAAAGATAAATCAGATTAGTtagtgagatttatatacacCCGAAGACATTTAACAGTCTGTTTATGAGTATGCATGCCAGATTGTTTTAACGGATTTTAGAATTGATAAAAATTCCAGCTAGCCAGCTTGGACAAACCTATGTGGTCTCTGATTTCTTCTCGAATTTTCTCTTGTATCTCCGGGTAAAGGACCATGTATAGAAATGCCCAATATAGCTGACTGCTCGTAGTGTCTGTGCCAGCGAGGTAGAGTGACATCACAGATGTCTTCAGGTTCAGATCTGTAAAACGCGACAAAAACTTTCATAAAGGAACTTTGTTGTTTTTCactcttttttatttgttctttGCTGGTTTTGCCGTGGCTTACCATGGAACTGAGTATAAGGATCCGCCTCTCTCTTGCTCATCTCTACAAGATAGTGCTCGATGTAATCCTTTGGATTTTCCATATCGCCACTCTTTTTATGCCCCTCAATCTGCTGCTCAGCAAACTTCAAACCAGCCGCATGTTTCCGCTCTGCTGCTCTGTATCCTGATGGATCCAGCGGAGCGTACTATAAAATCAGCATAGAATTCCGGTGTCAGTGCATAAACTGAGCCTACTTGATAGTAACTTCTGTCTAGTAAAGAAGTTATTTTAATCTCTACAAATGTCAGGCTAAAGTTTTCTAAAGTAGTGAACtcagacatttataataattgacATTTATAATAAGAATAGAGCCCATATCAGCTGACACAAGTATTGATTTTGTAATTTCAGACAAATAAAGTTAAGCCAtatttgaccttgacctttgCTTCATCTACTTGGTTGATAGTTACAGAGTGTCAAATACTCTTTCTTATGCATAAATCGGTAAAAAAATTCATCCAAGCATTATTGACAAAGCAGAAAAAAGTGATATAAAAAGTTCATATCAAAAGGAGTGGGTTGGCGGACAAGGAAATTAATTATGCAACAAAGTATGGCAAAGTTCCTTCAAATTCCTTTTTAATTTTGCTAGGAAGCAAAGGCACCCACCCGGATGGCTGGCATAAACTTGGTCTTTTCGTAGACATCTCGAAACTCTGTGATCTGTAAGTTGGATAGCTGCTCTGGTGAGTAGTCAAATCGGTTGCCAAAGATAATAGAAGTAATAACGTTTGAGACCGTCTGAGTCAGCTGCTCTTTGATGTCAAAaggttttccttttttttcttCAAGGACATGCAGGAAGTGTTTCAGTTCATCCTGTATGATGCTCTCAAGAACGCTGTTTTCTGCCAACCAGACATTGACTTGTAAATGCTGTGCCAACGAAATTACAAGCTGACCATCGGGAATGAACATCCTGTTCTATTTATGTAGCCGAAAGTATTGTAGTCTTCAGGCAAACATTGAGAAATAGGTCACAAGTATTTTTCttgtaaattaaaatgtatttaCACCGGTGCCAAGACAATAATAGTTtctctaaaatatttacattggaGTCTTGAGGCTTGAATAGCATATTTAGCCCTTTTTAATCTGTTTGCCAAAATCAGCAGTTGAAGGGTAAAGCAGAaaacattattatacttgatACGGTCATTGCTACCTAAGCATATTTGTAATAGAGCAGCATATTTGTAATAGAGCAGCATATTTGTAATAGAGCAGCATATTTGTAATAGAGCAGCATATTTGTAATAGAGCGCCATTTTGCATTTTTCTCCGTCAAGGTTATTTGCTCATAGCTTaatatatcagctaaagttTGAGTCTGTACCTATAAACAGCAAGCTTAGTGAACAAAATTATAGGTTGGTATAGCTTTTCAAATAGATCCatgaaatagttttattttatatacatgtaatacatttagttttatgttcatacctaaaattttattttatcatcaatttttttgatgaaatattttgctttttagcttgtttttaattaaatacaACTTGTGACTAAAAATAATCAGAGCAATTTATAATTGCTTCaggtgtattatatatattatattattatatattgctgCCGTTGATGAGAAAGACGATGAAAACTTACTGTGGTGTCGGAAAACTCCAAGAGCATGCTTCCTCAAGTCCTTCCACCTTCCGTTCTTCTCGTGTACTAATCCATATCCTGTGGTCATTACAATAGCCTGGGTTTAATTCATGTACTCTCAATTCATTCACTCCCTCCTCTGCTACTTCAAATTATTGCAACATAAGGAAAGTTTGAAGATATTGCTGTCAATTTTTAttagagagggagagagagtgagaaagagagggaaagagagagagggagagagaaagaggggagagagaggagagagagagggaatgAGAGAGGGAacgagagagggagagagagggagagagaggggagagagagggaacgggagagggagagggagagatgaAGGAaaagagatggagagagagagggagagagagggagagagagagagggagagagggagagggagagagggagagggagagagagaaagagagagagaaagagagtgggagagggagagagggagagagggagagagggagagagggagagagggagagagggagagagggagagagggagagagggagagagggagagagaagggagagagagagggatttctcaaagttttctctccttctctctccctctctttctccctctctctttctctccctctctctccctctctctctctccctctccctctctctccctctctctctccctctctctctccctctttctccctctctctccctctctctccctctctctccctctctctccctctcctccctaaaaataaaatagtcactctcagtagtactattgttcaataaaaaatCACCCAAAGTCCATTCtggtatagatatatagataatctAGAGAAACCTTCGTGGCTGTAATGCGTTTGATACGATTGGTCATTGCTAAAAAGAGTTgggatgaaaaataaaaattttgcaaaCTACGAACAGAGTTGTAAACAGGTTTTTCACTGGCTCAATGAATACAGATAATTCTTTCCTTTTGTTTAAGTAAAGATACGATAGACTAATTAATTAACAGCGCACCAATCAGATACAGCTCTTGACCATACGCAGATGCTGTGCGCAGCTGCATCACGCGGCTCATTGTATCCAAAGAGTTACATGAATTACCATAAATGGGACAGttgaaacaaatttatttttatcgtTACTTTTCCCTTTTTATCAgttgaaatattatttttataatattgttcGCAAATCAATTTGCTCTCATCCGGAAGCTGTAAACATTTACTAAAGAAACAAGCTGACACTCATAGTAGCCTTACCTCCTGTGGCTGGGTTCAGCATGAAAGCAGGGCGGTCACTAAAGACTTTAGCATTCTTGACAAAGGCCTCGTGTATTGCCTCAGCGCTATTCAGCACGACGATTTTTCCAACATTCACATCGAGAGTGACAACGTCTCCAAAGTCTTTGCTAAGATCTGGTAAAAGTAATTTTAATGAGATATTCTTGAAGGCTCGCTGTTCTATATACCAATGTTATATTGTTAATGAAAGTACAGTGGACCCTCTATGTACAGTGAACCCTTTATGTACAGTAgaccctcgccatacgattttaattcattacaacgttggcatcgtaaggcgaaaatttcgtatagaggggtatcAAAATCCATAGTCAATATCTAATGccaacaccccctggtaaaagtcaccaaaattttatatacatgtatatattgaaaattagtaacaaaataatatgctaATCTGAGTAACTATAGCTAGTTACAGTAAcattagtgtatttagtggttatggtcTGCTATAAAATATAACGTTAAAATGCAATATGTGCAATACGTACCGTAGAAAGTTTTTACTTTCGAGGCAGacgtataaaataaacattgaatctaacttaaatgaatttagtttactaaacacttACTTAACGCTAAGTTTTAGTAAGTATgaataactattttactgaacttcaaccatTTTATCGCTGAAATTTTATCACCTGTCTGTTTTTGAtttcgttttcacaataacGAATAACCCTGAACTGAGCGAAAACgagcattgtatctctttcattCAGATTGTTAAAgggatttcggcaaatagcatatcaccATACATGTATCTGCTATTTCGACGTAAtcagcacaccaactgccaaatttgaactttgagagaaatttttgttgatttcgcATGcggaaaaatatttcatatggaGAGGGCGAAAAATCAGCAAGTTATACATTGCAgggcgaaaaaatcgtataacagggtcatcgtaaccccagggtgcactgtactgtCAAACGTCTCTTCTCTAGATAAAAAGAGAATGGAATATACCTGTTAACTCTGATTATAACAATAGCTTGTAGCTGGCCCTAGTTTAACCTGACTATAAAATTCCATTGACTGATGACGCAAGGCCACTTAATGGTTTTTTGATAGACAGCGAGAGTTCGTTGCCTACCCAATGCTTCCGTCTAGGTCTAGTTTTCATTGTTCCCATCTCCGTGTTGAGACTAGACTATCAGATAGGGCTTATTATTTATTCTTAAAATATCTAATGACAGTTACAGCTTTTGGACAATTGTCTCCTCATGTaatcataataaaaaatttgaaacaatgCCTATTGTTATAAGGGCAACCTATGACAGCATGGCAGCATGGCAGCATGGCAGCATGGCAGCATGACAGCATGGCAGCATGGCAGCATGGCAGCATGACAGCATGGCAGCATGACAGCATGACAGCATGACAGCATGGCAGCATGGCAGCATGGCAGCATGGCAACATGGCAGCATGGCAGCATGGCAGAATGACAGAATGACAGCATGACAGCGTGCAAAAACAGAGCTAAAGGAACTAACAAGCTCACCATAGATGCGTTTGAAGACATTACTGGAGGAATAAAACCAGTGACTGTGTCCCAAGAAAGGAAGAGGGAGGGGTCCTGGAGGATAGCCCTTTCTGTTCCAGACAGGCCATTTGTGGAGAGTGTAGAGTATGACTACTATGGTGAGAAGGGTAAATGTTGTCATTGTGACCTGCTGTGCAAGACATTGGAATAGTTCACCAAAGAGACGGCTTTCTGCCATTAGCCCTGCAATACCGAATATACAAATCCTTTTTTAAATTATGAGTAAACGGAATAAATTAAATACAGTCACCCAAAAGATTTTAGCCactgaaataaattatagtgtATATACCTGCTATAGTTTAACGACAGCTTGTATAGGCAAACAACGTACTGATTACCAAGATAGATATATAGGTTCatgtatacggtatatatatgaaatacatacatatggtatatatatatatatatgttaaccCGCTATTTAGGTAACAAGTGGCACCACTTGTCACTTGTCACTACTTGTCACCTGTCACCACTTGTCACCTGCAGAATGCGAAACAGATTTGCTCCAGATTTTTTCCTCTTACTCATCACTATTTTACTCCATTACCATTCCTTTTTTCGTGTAAAGTTCTGTTTAGTTAGAAGTTTAGTAATATGAactgtgtataaatatatatttgtatatatacatagtatagtATCAAATATAAAGAGTGGTTAGGTTTTAGTCAATTCAAtacaattttgtgtaaaaaataCCAACTAGCTAGGCTGTGCAGAAGAGAAggtgaggtcagaagacaccgtggaaggtattgaaccgCCAGAAGAATATCATATGGTTTCACGGCAACAAcgacaaaaacaacaaaaatggcaaaaccgacggcaacaatcagaacgctaCTGTCAGAGCAAACgatgataatatttttgttttaaaactgttagttttgttgctgcatgtattataactaTGGCTTGTTTATctcacttgtttttgaatatatatttgtagcatttgatagattattacaattataaaacttacaaatttgtatatttatagcatatt
Proteins encoded in this window:
- the LOC137403527 gene encoding cytochrome P450 2B19-like — protein: MEIPNGMLGLINASRAILEVGEFDISSEQASQVTEITDDKRAADDMSAAALTSGLMAESRLFGELFQCLAQQVTMTTFTLLTIVVILYTLHKWPVWNRKGYPPGPLPLPFLGHSHWFYSSSNVFKRIYDLSKDFGDVVTLDVNVGKIVVLNSAEAIHEAFVKNAKVFSDRPAFMLNPATGGYGLVHEKNGRWKDLRKHALGVFRHHKNSVLESIIQDELKHFLHVLEEKKGKPFDIKEQLTQTVSNVITSIIFGNRFDYSPEQLSNLQITEFRDVYEKTKFMPAIRYAPLDPSGYRAAERKHAAGLKFAEQQIEGHKKSGDMENPKDYIEHYLVEMSKREADPYTQFHDLNLKTSVMSLYLAGTDTTSSQLYWAFLYMVLYPEIQEKIREEIRDHIGERKVTYADRNSMHYTMAVMTELLRIGIALSTLLHVASDDVEIQGKTIPKDTPVYGNVWGPLHDPSVYPDPDTFKPERFLDTNGKFAKPDPKYFTAFSSGRRTCLGEPLARTELFILLVGTLQKYQVDLGQQHRPSEEGKRWFVWIPAERFKLSFQPLN